One region of Brassica napus cultivar Da-Ae chromosome A10, Da-Ae, whole genome shotgun sequence genomic DNA includes:
- the LOC125579240 gene encoding protein AGENET DOMAIN (AGD)-CONTAINING P1-like, protein MNEITKETPGSPIAQQNIETPVLTPIQTQQETHELMNEIISPNISDTQPNTRARRNLLTEQNKDVESRVQNPFEIGANVEISSQDDNTCHKWYPGNVLATYLVDGVEMVKVEYFVPSLDEKKRKRSVETRVSIDRIRPQPPPERSGAKKSYELMQDVEAFDNGAWCAGKVKVILFDGSCFVSLNNSKEQIYFHHSEMRKPRKWVDGVWEMTKKMEEEQTQSVNPSEGDGDKKGKAKAVACKKNEAAGPSEDGVGKMAKEVIKMNKIHLN, encoded by the exons ATGAATGAGATCACGAAAGAGACACCTGGTTCTCCAATAGCTCAACAGAATATTGAGACTCCAGTCCTTACTCCAATTCAGACGCAGCAG GAGACTCACGAGCTTATGAATGAGATCATTTCACCAAACATTTCCGACACACAGCCAAATACCCGAGCTCGCAGAAATCTTTTAACAGAGCAAAATAAG GATGTAGAAAGCAGAGTTCAAAATCCCTTTGAGATCGGAGCAAATGTGGAGATTTCATCACAAGATGACAATACTTGTCATAAATGGTATCCAGGAAATGTGTTGGCAACATATTTGGTTGATGGGGTTGAGATGGTGAAAGTTGAGTACTTCGTCCCGTCTCTGGacgaaaagaagaggaaaaggagtgTTGAGACACGTGTATCAATTGACAGAATACGTCCTCAACCACCACCTGAGAGATCTGGAGCGAAGAAAAGTTATGAGCTAATGCAGGACGTGGAGGCGTTCGACAATGGTGCCTGGTGCGCTGGAAAAGTTAAAGTCATTTTGTTTGATGGCTCGTGTTTTGTCTCTTTGAACAATTCTAAAGAACAAATTTACTTCCACCATTCTGAGATgcgaaaaccaagaaaatgggtagatggtgtttgggagatgacaaaaaag ATGGAAGAAGAGCAGACGCAGAGTGTGAATCCAagtgaaggagatggtgataaaaag GGGAAGGCGAAGGCTGTCGCTTGTAAGAAAAATGAAGCAGCTGGTCCATCAGAAGATGGTGTTGGGAAAATGGCAAAAGaggtaataaaaatgaataagatcCACTTGAATTGA
- the LOC125579007 gene encoding uncharacterized protein LOC125579007 — MGDPLPLRLALPELRYPIGSEPEKTISINQHSIVAYIKTVKEILGNDEFNRIRGTFLGPVIKLGERSLKLSAKIVHAVLTKSIKTVKRHEAWFHFGAQPMRFSIREFHMVTGLKCSGEAREPREGTEKFKWDFLKGRTHTVKDVEKQLRNTREDASDERFCLAMLLLIESILLQKSLLDGGTTFTLDYVKIAQDMDVLMTYPWGRTAYNLLLKSLQRAVDKSLDKNNYDLQGFPMAFLIWILESVPLLQYAFSQVVPILSVQPSTPIFLCEKYLQIASPQLIDVLLIEIKDHLKVTCILPPISNDPEDDVCMGDEANKDLDDMADLSKRGYKFKIRDWRNMSVDLYGANEEIRRASLLFGNGGMSQASTSYQEESLESKINRISEMVGDNLRIMNDRLCLIEKDRKQIKERVTNLEKLQRVTSYETPNNEACLPNFCCTCTD, encoded by the exons atgggAGATCCATTACCATTAAGACTAGCACTGCCTGAGCTGAGGTATCCGATTGGATCAGAGCCAGAGAAGACGATATCGATAAACCAACACTCGATAGTTGCTTATATCAAAACTGTTAAGGAAATTCTAGGAAATGATGAGTTCAACAGAATAAGAGGGACGTTTTTGGGACCGGTGATCAAGCTTGGAGAGAGGTCTTTGAAATTATCAGCTAAGATAGTGCACGCAGTTCTCACCAAAAGCATCAAGACAGTGAAGAGACACGAAGCATGGTTCCATTTTGGTGCTCAGCCAATGAGGTTCTCTATAAGAGAATTCCACATGGTGACTGGTTTGAAATGTAGTGGTGAAGCAAGAGAACCACGAGAGGGAACCGAGAAATTTAAGTGGGACTTCCTAAAAGGGCGTACTCATACAGTAAAGGACGTGGAGAAGCAGCtcagaaacacaagagaagatgcTTCTGATGAGAGATTCTGCCTTGCAATGCTCCTCCTGATTGAGAGCATACTACTACAGAAGAGCCTTCTCGACGGTGGCACAACTTTTACTTTGGATTATGTGAAAATAGCGCAGGATATGGATGTCTTGATGACATACCCATGGGGGAGAACAGCTTATAATTTGCTGTTAAAATCACTTCAGAGAGCTGTCGACAAAAGCCTCgacaaaaacaattatgattTGCAAGGGTTCCCTATGGCATTTCTTATATGGATACTTGAGTCAGTACCTTTGCTACAGTATGCATTCAGTCAAGTTGTTCCTATTCTGAGCGTTCAACCGTCTACCCCAATATTTTTGTGTGAGAAGTACCTTCAAATAGCTTCTCCACAGCTGATAGATGTTCTCCTAATTGAAATCAAAGATCAT CTTAAGGTCACATGCATCCTACCTCCTATTTCTAATGATCCAGAAGATGATGTTTGCATGGGAGACGAAGCTAATAAAGATCTGGATGACATGGCCGATTTATCCAAGAGAggttataagtttaaaattagaGATTGGCGAAACATGTCAGTAGACCTATACGGTGCTAATGAAGAAATAAGAAGAGCATCTTTACTGTTTGGGAATGGAGGGATGAGTCAAGCTTCTACTTCGTATCAGGAGGAGTCTTTGGAATCAAAGATCAACAGAATCAGCGAGATGGTGGGAGATAATTTAAGGATCATGAACGATCGTTTGTGTTTGATTGAAAAAGACAGGAAACAGATTAAAGAACGTGTGACAAACCTAGAGAAACTACAAAGAGTTACTTCAtatgaaactccaaacaatgag GCTTGCCTTCCTAATTTTTGTTGTACTTGCACAGACTGA